Below is a genomic region from Alkalinema sp. FACHB-956.
GGCAATGGCTAACTCATCCGCCCGTCGATCGCGTGCCCAAAATGCAGCCAAATTAAATAACGCTTGCAGCTTGTCTAAGTCAACAAACTCAGCACCCACCTTGAGTTGCACGTTACGACAGTCCATTCCAGTCCTCTCCTGAAACAAAAGAAGCGACGAAGTTGTACGGGTTTTCGCTAAAGTCAGGGAATGGGAAAATACTTCCTGCTTTGCGATCGCCGCCATCCGCTTTGGCTATGCTCCTGACGTTGGATTAGGTCGGCTGTTGTCCACGACTGGTTTCGACTGAACCCGATCGCTGAGATGACGGTGCTCCTTTTCCCCGTGTCTCCCGTTGGATGTAACGGGAACCTTTACCATAAGCAGTTAGACTCAATTGTCTAGATAGATTTCTGATTTGTGAAGACCCCATGCGAAAATCTTTCCCCAACGATCGATCGATTCCTGACATAACCCCCCGCCGTTCTCGCCCCCATACGCGCCGGAAATCTGCGGTGATTGGGTTGATGTTGCTGATTATGATGTTCACGATTTTGATGGGGATCGGTTTAGCGCAGGCGTTTGAGCCTCAGAAATGGCAATCCCTACAACGGTTTGACCCCGCCAGTGCTGCTACAGCGGCCAATCCCCCGGCCAATCTCATAGCAGCAGAAACGGGCACGGCAGACATAGGCACGATCGAGGGCACGATCGATCCGGTTCCTGCTAATTTGCAACTGGGTCAGGAACTCTATCTAGAAAACTGTGCTAGTTGCCACATTGCCATTCCCCCTGCCGTGATGCCCACGCAAACCTGGCAGGTGTTAATTCAGGATCCGCAGCACTACGGTGTGGTGATCGATCCGCTTCGTGATCCCAACCGTCGCATTGTCTGGAATTACCTGAAAGCTTACTCCCGACCTACGTCAGACGACGAAAAAACGCCCTACCGGATGCAAGATTCACGGTACTTCAAAGCGCTGCACCCCCGCGTCAATCTGCCCAAAAAAGTGAACCTGGGTAGCTGCGTCACTTGCCATCCGGGCGTGAATCAATTCAACTTCCGGCAATTGACCCCGGAGGCCGAAAAAAACGCGGGATAAGGTTCTAGCTGAACTACAGTTTTTGCAGCAGTCGGGTGGCTGACCAGCCCTGACGGGTGCCGTAGGTGACGGGCGACCATTGTTCCCCTTGTTTCCACACTGGATTTCCGGTGACGCTCACCGCTTGGCCACAAGGAAGTACAGCGATCGGGGTGGTGAGTCCCGGTGCTTGTCGTAAATTCAGGCCATTTACCCCAGCGTGACAGATGGTGCGGTGGGTGGGTTGAGAGGTTGTCAAGGTTTTTGGGGCAGTGGTGGTTGAAGGGTTTAGACTGGTTTGCGCAGTGCTGCCTGCTGGACGATTGACCAGCGCTGGGGCTTGGGTGCTGCGGGGGTTGTTCATCATGGTCGCCAAGGGATTCTTACGCCAATAGCCCTGGTTGTACAACAGTCCTAGCAGCGCGATCGTGGGAACGCCCAACAGAAAAGCCGGAATCCAAAAATCCGACGATCGAGGATGACGATGGTGATGGAAAATATGGTGTGCCATAGGGTAGCGCCTCTCCTGTAGCGATAGTTGCAGCGAGTTATCATTGCAGCGAGTGCTGGTTTCGCGAGTGCTAGTTGTCGCTAGCTACAATTACCGCTAGCGATAATTGTAGCGATGGTGGGATATTTTCAGTATGACAGTTGTTGCCTGGGACAGGGCGTGTTTGCAGCGAATCTTCAAGAATGATCGGGCGTAAGCTGACTGATTGGCAAAACCTATAATTTTGCCATTGCTATAATTTCGCCACTGATTTTCATGTCTGGTTTCCACAGCCCCTAAGCCCCTAGTTTTTACATCACCTAGGTGCATGGGTTTCAGTGTACCTGGTAGCTATCTCTCCCTGGATGCCCCTAAATGTAGATGTCTACGATCGCCGATCCTCGTTAAAACGGATGCAAGAAGCGATCGAGCCATCCTGGTAAAATCAGGGGCATGTTGAAACCCTCAGTCCCAACCCCTATG
It encodes:
- a CDS encoding diheme cytochrome c, whose amino-acid sequence is MRKSFPNDRSIPDITPRRSRPHTRRKSAVIGLMLLIMMFTILMGIGLAQAFEPQKWQSLQRFDPASAATAANPPANLIAAETGTADIGTIEGTIDPVPANLQLGQELYLENCASCHIAIPPAVMPTQTWQVLIQDPQHYGVVIDPLRDPNRRIVWNYLKAYSRPTSDDEKTPYRMQDSRYFKALHPRVNLPKKVNLGSCVTCHPGVNQFNFRQLTPEAEKNAG
- a CDS encoding SH3 domain-containing protein, whose product is MAHHIFHHHRHPRSSDFWIPAFLLGVPTIALLGLLYNQGYWRKNPLATMMNNPRSTQAPALVNRPAGSTAQTSLNPSTTTAPKTLTTSQPTHRTICHAGVNGLNLRQAPGLTTPIAVLPCGQAVSVTGNPVWKQGEQWSPVTYGTRQGWSATRLLQKL